A window of Ranitomeya variabilis isolate aRanVar5 chromosome 2, aRanVar5.hap1, whole genome shotgun sequence contains these coding sequences:
- the LOC143804906 gene encoding uncharacterized protein LOC143804906 isoform X2, producing MEPCAAGSEDAGLRVHDQRSVLCYQAERNKRTGAWVEAVNLMHPHWDGADTQDHKTVLNDVKTEQPVHDRCKKRTLEDKQSALSPKAKKCPYYKELQFLLKTPELRQIQGNISPTSNENQQETQTESDTYQSYASDSQPEEDRGTSSAASSEESIPSQLQSVSLTDSRPADHDRSAIHTHGLRRADHQRETVQTVAEEIEKHPEVWDRSHEQYKGSKHDAWPKIVTALYPEWPNLPKEGKKMILDDVRKRWPSLTDPFIKSLKTPSGSSPPRKRVPFADQLQFILTRRSLRRTESNVYGQKPPDHEGDTPEHNIGEEVEDCRMVSQDSPGNMSSAGTSEDLTDTLGVMAIPANTGEVSESTDSSPASDAASSSGGGVSRHMGMGAASACPVALRRVAPKKAKKLQVMEIASRTLNLLDNSGKQDEHDKFGSLLADRLRAQRRDKQQLYMTAANCLLTAIDGTSTLPPAQYIMMGIFNIFNNPIVPPPPPAAASQHFGQAAPYRPDNVDAFIYGHTPVPTATGHCTSTPNSSLCSQQDLFPGYGYDPEFHQF from the exons atggagccgtgtgcaGCTGGCAGTGAGGACGCAGGACTCCGA GTTCATGACCAACGATCCGTTCTTTGTTATCAAGCTGAACGAAACAAGAGAACCGGTGCGTGGGTGGAAGCGGTGAATCTAATGCACCCACACTGGGATGGAGCCGACACTCAAGATCATAAAACAGTCC tgaACGATGTGAAAACTGAGCAGCCAGTTCACGATCGCTGTAAAAAACGTACGCTCGAAGATAAGCAAAGTGCCCTCTCACCCAAGGCGAAGAAGTGTCCCTATTACAAGGAACTACAGTTTCTGCTCAAAACCCCCGAGTTAAGACa aATCCAAGGCAACATTTCACCCACAAGCAATGAAAACCAACAAGAGACTCAAACAGAAAGTGACACTTATCAGAGTTATGCCTCTGATTCACAGCCTGAAGAGGACAGAGGCACCTCTAGCGCAGCCTCAAGTGAAGAGTCTATCCCAAGCCAGCTGCAGTCGGTGAGCCTCACAGATTCCAGACCCGCAGATCATGACCGCTCGGCAATTCACACACATGGGTTACGAAGAGCAGATCACCAAAGGGAAACCGTTCAGACTGTGGCTGAGGAG ATTGAAAAACACCCTGAGGTCTGGGACCGGTCACATGAACAATACAAGGGGTCGAAGCATGATGCCTGGCCAAAAATTGTTACCGCTCTATATCCTGAGTGGCCAAATCTACCGAaggaggggaaaaaaatgattt TGGACGATGTTAGGAAGAGATGGCCGTCTTTGACAGACCCATTCATTAAATCTCTAAAGACTCCCAGTGGCAGCTCTCCGCCAAGGAAGAGGGTGCCATTTGCAGACCAGCTGCAGTTTATATTGACTAGGCGGAGTTTGAGGAG AACTGAAAGCAACGTCTATGGCCAAAAACCACCGGATCATGAAGGTGACACCCCGGAGCACAATATAGGAGAGGAGGTTGAAGATTGCAGGATGGTCAGCCAAGATTCTCCGGGGAACATGTCTTCGGCTGGAACGTCGGAAGATTTGACAGATACCCTTGGAGTAATGGCCATTCCAGCTAATACGGGCGAAGTGTCGGAGTCCACCGATTCTTCTCCTGCCTCGgacgctgcatccagctctggtggtggtgtgtcGAGGCACATGGGGATGGGGGCTGCTTCTGCCTGTCCCGTGGCATTGAGAAGGGTGGCACCCAAGAAGGCCAAAAAATTACAAGTTATGGAAATAGCTAGCAGAACACTCAACCTGCTTGACAATTCTGGCAAGCAAGATGAGCATGACAAATTTGGGTCACTTTTGGCAGACCGCCTAAGGGCACAGCGACGGGACAAGCAGCAACTATACATGACAGCAGCCAATTGTCTGTTAACGGCTATTGATGGCACATCCACCCTACCCCCAGCACAATATATAATGATgggtatttttaacatttttaataacCCAAttgtgcctccaccaccaccagcagctgcaTCGCAGCATTTTGGGCAGGCGGCACCATACAGGCCCGACAATGTTGACGCCTTCATTTATGGCCATACACCAGTACCTACAGCAACTGGCCATTGTACAAGTACGCCAAATTCAAGTCTCTGCTCCCAACAAGACTTATTTCCGGGTTATGGATATGATCCTGAATTTCATCAATTTTGA
- the LOC143804906 gene encoding uncharacterized protein LOC143804906 isoform X3, which translates to MEPCAAGSEDAGLRVSALRVHDQRSVLCYQAERNKRTGAWVEAVNLMHPHWDGADTQDHKTVLNDVKTEQPVHDRCKKRTLEDKQSALSPKAKKCPYYKELQFLLKTPELRQIQGNISPTSNENQQETQTESDTYQSYASDSQPEEDRGTSSAASSEESIPSQLQSIEKHPEVWDRSHEQYKGSKHDAWPKIVTALYPEWPNLPKEGKKMILDDVRKRWPSLTDPFIKSLKTPSGSSPPRKRVPFADQLQFILTRRSLRRTESNVYGQKPPDHEGDTPEHNIGEEVEDCRMVSQDSPGNMSSAGTSEDLTDTLGVMAIPANTGEVSESTDSSPASDAASSSGGGVSRHMGMGAASACPVALRRVAPKKAKKLQVMEIASRTLNLLDNSGKQDEHDKFGSLLADRLRAQRRDKQQLYMTAANCLLTAIDGTSTLPPAQYIMMGIFNIFNNPIVPPPPPAAASQHFGQAAPYRPDNVDAFIYGHTPVPTATGHCTSTPNSSLCSQQDLFPGYGYDPEFHQF; encoded by the exons atggagccgtgtgcaGCTGGCAGTGAGGACGCAGGACTCCGAGTGAGCGCTCTGAGG GTTCATGACCAACGATCCGTTCTTTGTTATCAAGCTGAACGAAACAAGAGAACCGGTGCGTGGGTGGAAGCGGTGAATCTAATGCACCCACACTGGGATGGAGCCGACACTCAAGATCATAAAACAGTCC tgaACGATGTGAAAACTGAGCAGCCAGTTCACGATCGCTGTAAAAAACGTACGCTCGAAGATAAGCAAAGTGCCCTCTCACCCAAGGCGAAGAAGTGTCCCTATTACAAGGAACTACAGTTTCTGCTCAAAACCCCCGAGTTAAGACa aATCCAAGGCAACATTTCACCCACAAGCAATGAAAACCAACAAGAGACTCAAACAGAAAGTGACACTTATCAGAGTTATGCCTCTGATTCACAGCCTGAAGAGGACAGAGGCACCTCTAGCGCAGCCTCAAGTGAAGAGTCTATCCCAAGCCAGCTGCAGTCG ATTGAAAAACACCCTGAGGTCTGGGACCGGTCACATGAACAATACAAGGGGTCGAAGCATGATGCCTGGCCAAAAATTGTTACCGCTCTATATCCTGAGTGGCCAAATCTACCGAaggaggggaaaaaaatgattt TGGACGATGTTAGGAAGAGATGGCCGTCTTTGACAGACCCATTCATTAAATCTCTAAAGACTCCCAGTGGCAGCTCTCCGCCAAGGAAGAGGGTGCCATTTGCAGACCAGCTGCAGTTTATATTGACTAGGCGGAGTTTGAGGAG AACTGAAAGCAACGTCTATGGCCAAAAACCACCGGATCATGAAGGTGACACCCCGGAGCACAATATAGGAGAGGAGGTTGAAGATTGCAGGATGGTCAGCCAAGATTCTCCGGGGAACATGTCTTCGGCTGGAACGTCGGAAGATTTGACAGATACCCTTGGAGTAATGGCCATTCCAGCTAATACGGGCGAAGTGTCGGAGTCCACCGATTCTTCTCCTGCCTCGgacgctgcatccagctctggtggtggtgtgtcGAGGCACATGGGGATGGGGGCTGCTTCTGCCTGTCCCGTGGCATTGAGAAGGGTGGCACCCAAGAAGGCCAAAAAATTACAAGTTATGGAAATAGCTAGCAGAACACTCAACCTGCTTGACAATTCTGGCAAGCAAGATGAGCATGACAAATTTGGGTCACTTTTGGCAGACCGCCTAAGGGCACAGCGACGGGACAAGCAGCAACTATACATGACAGCAGCCAATTGTCTGTTAACGGCTATTGATGGCACATCCACCCTACCCCCAGCACAATATATAATGATgggtatttttaacatttttaataacCCAAttgtgcctccaccaccaccagcagctgcaTCGCAGCATTTTGGGCAGGCGGCACCATACAGGCCCGACAATGTTGACGCCTTCATTTATGGCCATACACCAGTACCTACAGCAACTGGCCATTGTACAAGTACGCCAAATTCAAGTCTCTGCTCCCAACAAGACTTATTTCCGGGTTATGGATATGATCCTGAATTTCATCAATTTTGA
- the LOC143804906 gene encoding uncharacterized protein LOC143804906 isoform X1, giving the protein MEPCAAGSEDAGLRVSALRVHDQRSVLCYQAERNKRTGAWVEAVNLMHPHWDGADTQDHKTVLNDVKTEQPVHDRCKKRTLEDKQSALSPKAKKCPYYKELQFLLKTPELRQIQGNISPTSNENQQETQTESDTYQSYASDSQPEEDRGTSSAASSEESIPSQLQSVSLTDSRPADHDRSAIHTHGLRRADHQRETVQTVAEEIEKHPEVWDRSHEQYKGSKHDAWPKIVTALYPEWPNLPKEGKKMILDDVRKRWPSLTDPFIKSLKTPSGSSPPRKRVPFADQLQFILTRRSLRRTESNVYGQKPPDHEGDTPEHNIGEEVEDCRMVSQDSPGNMSSAGTSEDLTDTLGVMAIPANTGEVSESTDSSPASDAASSSGGGVSRHMGMGAASACPVALRRVAPKKAKKLQVMEIASRTLNLLDNSGKQDEHDKFGSLLADRLRAQRRDKQQLYMTAANCLLTAIDGTSTLPPAQYIMMGIFNIFNNPIVPPPPPAAASQHFGQAAPYRPDNVDAFIYGHTPVPTATGHCTSTPNSSLCSQQDLFPGYGYDPEFHQF; this is encoded by the exons atggagccgtgtgcaGCTGGCAGTGAGGACGCAGGACTCCGAGTGAGCGCTCTGAGG GTTCATGACCAACGATCCGTTCTTTGTTATCAAGCTGAACGAAACAAGAGAACCGGTGCGTGGGTGGAAGCGGTGAATCTAATGCACCCACACTGGGATGGAGCCGACACTCAAGATCATAAAACAGTCC tgaACGATGTGAAAACTGAGCAGCCAGTTCACGATCGCTGTAAAAAACGTACGCTCGAAGATAAGCAAAGTGCCCTCTCACCCAAGGCGAAGAAGTGTCCCTATTACAAGGAACTACAGTTTCTGCTCAAAACCCCCGAGTTAAGACa aATCCAAGGCAACATTTCACCCACAAGCAATGAAAACCAACAAGAGACTCAAACAGAAAGTGACACTTATCAGAGTTATGCCTCTGATTCACAGCCTGAAGAGGACAGAGGCACCTCTAGCGCAGCCTCAAGTGAAGAGTCTATCCCAAGCCAGCTGCAGTCGGTGAGCCTCACAGATTCCAGACCCGCAGATCATGACCGCTCGGCAATTCACACACATGGGTTACGAAGAGCAGATCACCAAAGGGAAACCGTTCAGACTGTGGCTGAGGAG ATTGAAAAACACCCTGAGGTCTGGGACCGGTCACATGAACAATACAAGGGGTCGAAGCATGATGCCTGGCCAAAAATTGTTACCGCTCTATATCCTGAGTGGCCAAATCTACCGAaggaggggaaaaaaatgattt TGGACGATGTTAGGAAGAGATGGCCGTCTTTGACAGACCCATTCATTAAATCTCTAAAGACTCCCAGTGGCAGCTCTCCGCCAAGGAAGAGGGTGCCATTTGCAGACCAGCTGCAGTTTATATTGACTAGGCGGAGTTTGAGGAG AACTGAAAGCAACGTCTATGGCCAAAAACCACCGGATCATGAAGGTGACACCCCGGAGCACAATATAGGAGAGGAGGTTGAAGATTGCAGGATGGTCAGCCAAGATTCTCCGGGGAACATGTCTTCGGCTGGAACGTCGGAAGATTTGACAGATACCCTTGGAGTAATGGCCATTCCAGCTAATACGGGCGAAGTGTCGGAGTCCACCGATTCTTCTCCTGCCTCGgacgctgcatccagctctggtggtggtgtgtcGAGGCACATGGGGATGGGGGCTGCTTCTGCCTGTCCCGTGGCATTGAGAAGGGTGGCACCCAAGAAGGCCAAAAAATTACAAGTTATGGAAATAGCTAGCAGAACACTCAACCTGCTTGACAATTCTGGCAAGCAAGATGAGCATGACAAATTTGGGTCACTTTTGGCAGACCGCCTAAGGGCACAGCGACGGGACAAGCAGCAACTATACATGACAGCAGCCAATTGTCTGTTAACGGCTATTGATGGCACATCCACCCTACCCCCAGCACAATATATAATGATgggtatttttaacatttttaataacCCAAttgtgcctccaccaccaccagcagctgcaTCGCAGCATTTTGGGCAGGCGGCACCATACAGGCCCGACAATGTTGACGCCTTCATTTATGGCCATACACCAGTACCTACAGCAACTGGCCATTGTACAAGTACGCCAAATTCAAGTCTCTGCTCCCAACAAGACTTATTTCCGGGTTATGGATATGATCCTGAATTTCATCAATTTTGA
- the LOC143804906 gene encoding uncharacterized protein LOC143804906 isoform X4 has product MEPCAAGSEDAGLRVHDQRSVLCYQAERNKRTGAWVEAVNLMHPHWDGADTQDHKTVLNDVKTEQPVHDRCKKRTLEDKQSALSPKAKKCPYYKELQFLLKTPELRQIQGNISPTSNENQQETQTESDTYQSYASDSQPEEDRGTSSAASSEESIPSQLQSIEKHPEVWDRSHEQYKGSKHDAWPKIVTALYPEWPNLPKEGKKMILDDVRKRWPSLTDPFIKSLKTPSGSSPPRKRVPFADQLQFILTRRSLRRTESNVYGQKPPDHEGDTPEHNIGEEVEDCRMVSQDSPGNMSSAGTSEDLTDTLGVMAIPANTGEVSESTDSSPASDAASSSGGGVSRHMGMGAASACPVALRRVAPKKAKKLQVMEIASRTLNLLDNSGKQDEHDKFGSLLADRLRAQRRDKQQLYMTAANCLLTAIDGTSTLPPAQYIMMGIFNIFNNPIVPPPPPAAASQHFGQAAPYRPDNVDAFIYGHTPVPTATGHCTSTPNSSLCSQQDLFPGYGYDPEFHQF; this is encoded by the exons atggagccgtgtgcaGCTGGCAGTGAGGACGCAGGACTCCGA GTTCATGACCAACGATCCGTTCTTTGTTATCAAGCTGAACGAAACAAGAGAACCGGTGCGTGGGTGGAAGCGGTGAATCTAATGCACCCACACTGGGATGGAGCCGACACTCAAGATCATAAAACAGTCC tgaACGATGTGAAAACTGAGCAGCCAGTTCACGATCGCTGTAAAAAACGTACGCTCGAAGATAAGCAAAGTGCCCTCTCACCCAAGGCGAAGAAGTGTCCCTATTACAAGGAACTACAGTTTCTGCTCAAAACCCCCGAGTTAAGACa aATCCAAGGCAACATTTCACCCACAAGCAATGAAAACCAACAAGAGACTCAAACAGAAAGTGACACTTATCAGAGTTATGCCTCTGATTCACAGCCTGAAGAGGACAGAGGCACCTCTAGCGCAGCCTCAAGTGAAGAGTCTATCCCAAGCCAGCTGCAGTCG ATTGAAAAACACCCTGAGGTCTGGGACCGGTCACATGAACAATACAAGGGGTCGAAGCATGATGCCTGGCCAAAAATTGTTACCGCTCTATATCCTGAGTGGCCAAATCTACCGAaggaggggaaaaaaatgattt TGGACGATGTTAGGAAGAGATGGCCGTCTTTGACAGACCCATTCATTAAATCTCTAAAGACTCCCAGTGGCAGCTCTCCGCCAAGGAAGAGGGTGCCATTTGCAGACCAGCTGCAGTTTATATTGACTAGGCGGAGTTTGAGGAG AACTGAAAGCAACGTCTATGGCCAAAAACCACCGGATCATGAAGGTGACACCCCGGAGCACAATATAGGAGAGGAGGTTGAAGATTGCAGGATGGTCAGCCAAGATTCTCCGGGGAACATGTCTTCGGCTGGAACGTCGGAAGATTTGACAGATACCCTTGGAGTAATGGCCATTCCAGCTAATACGGGCGAAGTGTCGGAGTCCACCGATTCTTCTCCTGCCTCGgacgctgcatccagctctggtggtggtgtgtcGAGGCACATGGGGATGGGGGCTGCTTCTGCCTGTCCCGTGGCATTGAGAAGGGTGGCACCCAAGAAGGCCAAAAAATTACAAGTTATGGAAATAGCTAGCAGAACACTCAACCTGCTTGACAATTCTGGCAAGCAAGATGAGCATGACAAATTTGGGTCACTTTTGGCAGACCGCCTAAGGGCACAGCGACGGGACAAGCAGCAACTATACATGACAGCAGCCAATTGTCTGTTAACGGCTATTGATGGCACATCCACCCTACCCCCAGCACAATATATAATGATgggtatttttaacatttttaataacCCAAttgtgcctccaccaccaccagcagctgcaTCGCAGCATTTTGGGCAGGCGGCACCATACAGGCCCGACAATGTTGACGCCTTCATTTATGGCCATACACCAGTACCTACAGCAACTGGCCATTGTACAAGTACGCCAAATTCAAGTCTCTGCTCCCAACAAGACTTATTTCCGGGTTATGGATATGATCCTGAATTTCATCAATTTTGA